One Trichosurus vulpecula isolate mTriVul1 chromosome 7, mTriVul1.pri, whole genome shotgun sequence genomic region harbors:
- the LOC118857360 gene encoding fatty acid-binding protein 5-like — MALPKQLLGKWQLVESKGFDEYMKELGVGMALRKMAGVAKPDVYISENGSVCTIKTESSIKTSQFSFTLGEEFDETTADGWKTRSVCTLENDTLIQRQTWDGKETTITRKVDDGKLLVDCIMNNVTCHRVYERAK; from the coding sequence ATGGCTCTTCCTAAGCAGCTGTTGGGCAAATGGCAACTCGTGGAAAGTAAAGGATTTGACGAGTACATGAAGGAATTGGGAGTGGGGATGGCCCTGAGGAAAATGGCCGGAGTGGCCAAACCAGATGTTTATATCTCTGAAAATGGGAGCGTATGTACCATTAAGACTGAGAGtagcataaaaacttcacaattctCTTTTACACTTGGTGAGGAGTTTGATGAAACCACAGCTGATGGCTGGAAAACTCGGTCTGTTTGTACCCTTGAAAATGATACATTGATCCAGCGACAGACTTGGGATGGGAAGGAAACCACAATAACACGAAAAGTAGATGATGGAAAGTTATTGGTGGACTGCATTATGAACAATGTGACTTGCCACAGGGTCTATGAGAGGGCCAAGTAA